The stretch of DNA GATCGGCTTTCCCGCCGGCTGCCTCTATCGCTCCCGCGCGATCCACGCGCTCGAAAGCGCCGGGCGTTCCTGGCACATGGCCTATACGAGTTCAGGCCTCGCCGGCATCCAGGCCGCGGTCGCCGCAGGCCTGGGCCTGAGCATTCTGTCCGAGATCGCGATCCAGGCCGGCCATCGCGTGCTCACGGCAAAGGACGGCTTTGCGCCGATCGACAAGACGGAAGTGGCGCTGATGGCTTCCCCTGATGCGAGCCCGGCGACGCTGCGGTTGGCGGACCGGCTGGCCGAATTCTGCGACAGTGTGGAAGCGAAGGCGGCGTAGCGAGCGGCACGGGAAGTAGGCTCCCTCGCCCCGCTCTTCGCGGGGTCGAGACGAGCGAAGCTCGCTCTTAGAGGGGTGGGGTGAGGGGCTGCCTCCACGAGCACTGAAGAAGGTGAGACCTGTACCCCCTCACCCGGATCGCATCTTCGATGCGCTCCGACCTCTCCCCGCAAGCGCAGGGCTGTCCGGGGAAAAATCACTCATAGCAGAATCCCAGTTGATCGGCAGAAAACCTGGGCTTCGGCTTGCTCGGGTTGACCGGCGGAGGTTTGTCAATTTTTGCGATGTGACTTCGCATGAACAGGCGTTGGCAGACCAACTCGGCGAAGCGCAAGTCCAGCATTTTCAAGGAATTCAATCGCCGGGCGAGGCGCAGAAGCAGATATGCGATCATCGCGGCGAGGATCTGCAGACGGATTGCGTTGTCGTTTTTGGCCATGAACTTGCGAAGATTGAGATGCTGCTTGATCCAACGGAACAAAAGCTCGATCTGCCAACGGCTCTTATAGAGTGCCGCAATCTCGACGGCTGTGCGTTCGAGATCGTTGGTGATGAGCGTGATCACTCCACCTTTGTCGCGCCTGACTTTGATGCGGCGCAACGGAATCGGAAGACTGGAATCGCCTTTGCTCGCAAGCGCGACATCGGCATCGTTGATGATTTTGAAACCGTCGCCGATGGTCTTGCGGACATACCGGGACTTCGACTTGCGCAAGCGCGTGCTCACCTTGGTGCGTGTGACGAAGAAAGCCCCGGTATCATTGATCTTCTTCCACCAGCCGAAGTGGTAATAGCCTTTGTCGAACACGTAAGTCACGCCGGCTTCGAGTTCGGTTTGGCGGCCGATCTCGACGTCGTTGACGGTCGCCGGCGTAATCTCGACGCAGCGGGGGCACTTGCCGTCCGGTTCGTAGACCGTATGCATCTTCATGCCGCGGATGCGACCATTCCATTCAGCCCATTTGCACACCTTGCCCAACGGAACCGGGCTCGAGTCGATCAGCCGAACCATCTCGGCTCCCTCCACCCGCGTATGTCGATCAGCCTTCTCCGCCAGCATGGCGAAGGTCTCCGCAAAAACGCCAACCGGGCGCCGCGCATTCGCATCCGAAAGCGTCGAACGAGCAACCCGGCCCACACCAAGATGATAATGCTGATGGCTGTTGGCATTGAAAGCGCCTTCGACCGCGCGCAGACTCATCACCTGGCCTAGCTGGGCTCCGACGAGCGTCACCAAATGATCCCAGCTTTTGAATGACTTGTCGTAGGCGTCGCCGTCATGCTTCTCCACAATCCCGCGAAATTGCCGCCGATCGATCGGTTTGAGAAGCTCCCCAAAGATGCTATTTACGCAGCGCATGCCCGGCCCCTTTCTGAGTCTCGACAACCAGAAAGTATCCGGCTCACGCTGGATTTGCCGGGCATGCGCTGCGGCATAGTGAATCATTCCCCGGACAGCGCTGCCGCAAGCGGGGCGAGGTTGGAAACCGCACGCTCTCAATAACAGCGCGAAGCGGAAATAGCGTGGAGCTTGTTGTCGCCGAGCACATGCGCCATGAAGCCCGGCGAACCGAAGATTTTCGCGAACGCTACATCGCGGATGCTCAGGCCGCCGGTGTAGGCGCCGAACGCCGGCATCACCGCGCGCTCGCCGTCGGACGCAAAGCATCGCCGCTCCATCGAGCGTCCCCTTGTGGCGACGCGGGCTTTGGGATGCAGATGGCCGGCGATTTCACCCGCCGCCCCTGTCGGCTCATGGCGGAATGCAATCGGGCCGAT from Bradyrhizobium sp. AZCC 1693 encodes:
- a CDS encoding IS4 family transposase encodes the protein MRCVNSIFGELLKPIDRRQFRGIVEKHDGDAYDKSFKSWDHLVTLVGAQLGQVMSLRAVEGAFNANSHQHYHLGVGRVARSTLSDANARRPVGVFAETFAMLAEKADRHTRVEGAEMVRLIDSSPVPLGKVCKWAEWNGRIRGMKMHTVYEPDGKCPRCVEITPATVNDVEIGRQTELEAGVTYVFDKGYYHFGWWKKINDTGAFFVTRTKVSTRLRKSKSRYVRKTIGDGFKIINDADVALASKGDSSLPIPLRRIKVRRDKGGVITLITNDLERTAVEIAALYKSRWQIELLFRWIKQHLNLRKFMAKNDNAIRLQILAAMIAYLLLRLARRLNSLKMLDLRFAELVCQRLFMRSHIAKIDKPPPVNPSKPKPRFSADQLGFCYE